The Styela clava chromosome 13, kaStyClav1.hap1.2, whole genome shotgun sequence genome has a window encoding:
- the LOC120333361 gene encoding uncharacterized protein LOC120333361 isoform X2: protein MEIQIVDFNDCFENGQNKSENAALTEAGMKLYETFSRDGFAYITTSVITREDVLEIDSLSRKFFGLPTEEKTTFFNGRLGLTYLPIGTRKSHSKDIKKPDYVEGFRVPYITCDNKWPNIPGFSEKIRKFEEKCKLIGLQVFKSLGMAMKLKDKNKFYNSHHLLNCEGNPSSLKLLHYPPVNDDVISEGVQTRFPEHTDFGSLTFLFGDDLSGLQVKNSDGEYKNISNVPDSILINVGDELQYWTGGRLKSTVSKVKSIS from the exons ATGGAGATACAAATCGTAGATTTCAATGACTGCTTTGAAAATGGtcaaaataaaagtgaaaacgCGGCGTTGACAGAAGCTGGAATGAAGTTATATGAAACGTTTTCCAGGGATGGTTTTGCCTATATTACTACAAGCGTGATCACGAG AGAAGATGTTCTCGAAATCGACAGTTTATCGAGGAAGTTTTTTGGCCTGCCCACGGAAGAAAAGACAACGTTTTTCAACGGTCGATTGGGATTAACCTATCTTCCAATAGGAACAAGAAA ATCTCATTCGAAAGATATAAAGAAACCAGATTATGTAGAAGGTTTTCGTGTTCCCTATATCACCTGTGACAACAAATGGCCAAATATACCGGGATTTAGTGAAAAAATCAGAAAGTTTGAAGAAAAGTGTAAACTTATTGGATTACAAGTTTTCAAGTCCTTGGGCATGGCTATGAAATTGAAG GACAAgaataaattttacaattcaCATCATCTCTTGAATTGCGAAGGAAACCCGTCTTCTTTGAAACTTCTTCATTACCCTCCTGTaaatgatgacgtcatatcggAAGGAGTTCAAACTAGGTTTCCTGAGCATACTGATTTTGGATCTCTGACGTTTTTATTCGGCGATGATTTGAGTGGACTGCAG GTGAAAAATTCGGACGGTGAATACAAGAATATATCAAATGTTCCAGATTCAATCCTGATTAACGTTGGCGACGAGCTGCAATATTGGACTGGTGGACGACTCAAATCAACGGTATCTAAAGTGAAATCGATTTCATGA
- the LOC120333361 gene encoding uncharacterized protein LOC120333361 isoform X1: MEIQIVDFNDCFENGQNKSENAALTEAGMKLYETFSRDGFAYITTSVITREDVLEIDSLSRKFFGLPTEEKTTFFNGRLGLTYLPIGTRKSHSKDIKKPDYVEGFRVPYITCDNKWPNIPGFSEKIRKFEEKCKLIGLQVFKSLGMAMKLKDKNKFYNSHHLLNCEGNPSSLKLLHYPPVNDDVISEGVQTRFPEHTDFGSLTFLFGDDLSGLQVKNSDGEYKNISNVPDSILINVGDELQYWTGGRLKSTMHRVIVPDDKEKRLQSRRSIAFFFQIDNDVLLDKLEFEDGSIATTDGWIAMSSEQFIAKRFKETYY; the protein is encoded by the exons ATGGAGATACAAATCGTAGATTTCAATGACTGCTTTGAAAATGGtcaaaataaaagtgaaaacgCGGCGTTGACAGAAGCTGGAATGAAGTTATATGAAACGTTTTCCAGGGATGGTTTTGCCTATATTACTACAAGCGTGATCACGAG AGAAGATGTTCTCGAAATCGACAGTTTATCGAGGAAGTTTTTTGGCCTGCCCACGGAAGAAAAGACAACGTTTTTCAACGGTCGATTGGGATTAACCTATCTTCCAATAGGAACAAGAAA ATCTCATTCGAAAGATATAAAGAAACCAGATTATGTAGAAGGTTTTCGTGTTCCCTATATCACCTGTGACAACAAATGGCCAAATATACCGGGATTTAGTGAAAAAATCAGAAAGTTTGAAGAAAAGTGTAAACTTATTGGATTACAAGTTTTCAAGTCCTTGGGCATGGCTATGAAATTGAAG GACAAgaataaattttacaattcaCATCATCTCTTGAATTGCGAAGGAAACCCGTCTTCTTTGAAACTTCTTCATTACCCTCCTGTaaatgatgacgtcatatcggAAGGAGTTCAAACTAGGTTTCCTGAGCATACTGATTTTGGATCTCTGACGTTTTTATTCGGCGATGATTTGAGTGGACTGCAG GTGAAAAATTCGGACGGTGAATACAAGAATATATCAAATGTTCCAGATTCAATCCTGATTAACGTTGGCGACGAGCTGCAATATTGGACTGGTGGACGACTCAAATCAACG ATGCATCGCGTCATAGTCCCTGATGACAAAGAGAAAAGACTGCAATCCAGGAGATCAATCgcttttttctttcaaatagaCAACGATGTTTTATTGGATAAATTGGAATTTGAAGACGGCAGCATAGCCACTACCGATGGCTGGATAGCAATGTCGTCAGAGCAGTTCATTGCAAAGCGCTTTAAAGAAACTTATTATTAA